A stretch of Paracoccus sp. N5 DNA encodes these proteins:
- a CDS encoding DUF3363 domain-containing protein, whose translation MSSDDREFRIRPGRPRSTRAPRSGSFVNQVLRAARKAGPVRKAGPAGGSSSSGRPVRTGHSTFGRGRASFGRSRLFSPQRRVVVKARVVRHKGRSFRSAPMTAHLAYLKREGVRRDDSDGLMFDATSDDADDSGFAERCQDDRHHFRFIVSPEDASDMTDLRAFTRDLVKQMQADLGTKLDWIAADHWNTDNPHVHLLVRGADETGKDLVISRDYIGYGLRSRAEDLVSLELGPRQEHEIRFALEREVTAERWTRLDATIRRQADEMGFIDLRPDAPIRGEPTGRSPEPRRLMIGRLQHLEKMGLATSAGPGEWMLGLEVERTLRDLGRRGDIVSRMHRAFAGRGEERGVLDFVTDSGRDGPPVIGRLVDLGLHDELTGEAYAVVDGVDGRAHHIRLRGIEAFDQAPPLGGIVELRRFGGPEDPNPTLWLAHRSDLDLQSQIAAPGATWLDHRLVERRPMPLAMGGFGKEVREAMDARAEHLVGEGLARREGGRILVRRHLLATLRRRELDAVGAELARKTGLRHVQARAGDNVAGTCGRQLSLSSGRFAVIDDGLSFQLVPWSRDLEGQIGRHVSGVAKPGDGIDWSLGRRRDLGL comes from the coding sequence ATGAGCAGCGACGACCGCGAATTCCGCATCCGTCCGGGCCGGCCGCGCTCGACCCGGGCACCGCGCAGCGGCAGCTTCGTCAATCAGGTGTTGCGCGCGGCGCGGAAGGCGGGGCCGGTCCGAAAGGCGGGACCGGCCGGGGGCTCGTCGTCCTCGGGACGACCCGTCCGCACCGGCCACTCGACCTTCGGGCGCGGGCGGGCGAGCTTCGGCCGCTCGCGGCTGTTCTCGCCGCAGCGCCGGGTGGTGGTGAAGGCGCGTGTGGTCCGGCACAAGGGGCGATCCTTCCGCTCCGCCCCGATGACGGCCCATCTCGCCTATCTCAAGCGCGAGGGCGTCCGCCGCGACGACAGCGACGGGCTGATGTTCGATGCCACCTCCGACGATGCCGACGATTCCGGTTTCGCGGAACGCTGCCAGGACGACCGGCATCATTTCCGTTTCATTGTCTCGCCCGAGGATGCGTCCGACATGACCGATCTGCGCGCCTTCACCCGCGATCTGGTGAAACAGATGCAGGCCGATCTCGGCACGAAGCTGGACTGGATCGCCGCCGATCACTGGAACACCGACAATCCGCATGTGCATCTGCTGGTCCGCGGCGCGGACGAGACCGGCAAGGATCTGGTCATCTCGCGCGACTATATCGGCTACGGCTTGCGCTCCCGCGCCGAGGATCTGGTCTCCCTCGAACTCGGCCCCAGGCAGGAGCACGAGATCCGCTTCGCCCTGGAACGCGAGGTGACGGCGGAACGTTGGACCCGGCTCGATGCCACGATCCGGCGCCAGGCCGACGAGATGGGATTCATCGACCTGCGCCCCGACGCCCCGATCCGGGGCGAACCCACCGGGCGCAGTCCCGAACCGCGGCGGTTGATGATCGGGCGGCTGCAACATCTGGAGAAGATGGGGCTCGCCACATCGGCCGGTCCCGGCGAATGGATGCTGGGGCTGGAGGTGGAGCGCACCCTGCGCGACCTGGGTCGGCGTGGCGACATCGTCAGCCGGATGCATCGGGCCTTCGCCGGGCGGGGCGAGGAACGGGGCGTTCTCGATTTTGTCACCGACAGCGGCCGGGACGGCCCGCCCGTCATCGGGAGGCTGGTCGATCTCGGGCTGCATGACGAGTTGACCGGCGAGGCCTATGCGGTGGTCGACGGTGTCGACGGCCGCGCCCATCATATCCGCCTGCGCGGGATCGAGGCCTTCGACCAGGCCCCGCCGCTCGGCGGCATCGTCGAGTTGCGCCGCTTCGGCGGGCCGGAGGATCCGAACCCGACGCTGTGGCTCGCCCATCGTTCCGATCTGGATCTGCAAAGCCAGATCGCCGCGCCGGGCGCCACCTGGCTCGATCACCGTCTGGTCGAGCGCCGGCCGATGCCGCTGGCCATGGGCGGTTTCGGCAAGGAGGTGCGCGAGGCGATGGATGCCCGCGCCGAGCATCTGGTCGGGGAAGGCCTCGCCCGGCGCGAGGGTGGGCGCATCCTGGTGCGGCGCCATCTGCTCGCCACCCTGCGCCGCCGCGAACTCGATGCGGTCGGTGCCGAGCTCGCCCGGAAAACCGGGCTGCGGCATGTGCAAGCCAGAGCTGGCGACAATGTCGCCGGCACCTGTGGCCGGCAGCTGTCCCTCTCGTCGGGCCGCTTCGCCGTCATCGACGACGGTCTGAGCTTCCAGCTGGTGCCCTGGTCGCGCGACCTCGAAGGCCAGATCGGCCGGCATGTCTCCGGCGTGGCGAAACCGGGCGACGGCATCGACTGGTCGCTGGGGCGCAGGCGCGACCTCGGGCTGTAA
- a CDS encoding lytic transglycosylase domain-containing protein — protein MPVFLHRRADGRACAARQAAILLLSGLSFVVLPAAGLLAQPVPPVAQHAGDPFAAHVAEASLRFGIPPDWIRAVRHVESRGNPHAVSPKGAMGLMQIMPETWAALRAHHGLGDDPFDPRDNILAGAAYLREMHDHYGNVTGMLAAYNAGPGRYDEYLVSGRTLPAETRAYVAALAPMLGGDPLPGAGSAAAPPPDWREAPLFADSMIDSPDADRSQSGGLFVRRSGSEPAQSDGALATDPEAPAEPSDTASDAVAQQSDNLFIRRSDAGAAQ, from the coding sequence ATGCCGGTCTTCCTCCATCGACGTGCCGACGGGCGGGCTTGCGCCGCCCGTCAGGCCGCAATCCTTCTTCTTTCCGGCCTGAGTTTCGTCGTTCTCCCGGCTGCCGGCCTGCTGGCGCAGCCCGTGCCGCCGGTCGCGCAGCACGCTGGCGACCCCTTCGCTGCCCATGTCGCGGAAGCCTCGCTGCGCTTCGGCATCCCGCCGGACTGGATTCGCGCCGTCCGGCATGTCGAAAGCCGGGGCAATCCGCATGCGGTCTCACCCAAAGGCGCCATGGGGCTGATGCAGATCATGCCGGAGACATGGGCGGCGCTGCGCGCCCACCATGGTCTCGGCGATGATCCGTTCGATCCGCGCGACAACATTCTTGCGGGCGCCGCCTATCTGCGCGAGATGCATGATCACTACGGCAATGTCACGGGCATGCTGGCCGCCTACAATGCCGGGCCGGGGCGCTACGACGAATACCTGGTCTCGGGCCGGACCCTGCCGGCCGAGACCCGTGCCTATGTCGCCGCGCTGGCGCCGATGCTGGGCGGCGACCCGCTTCCCGGCGCCGGTTCCGCAGCCGCGCCGCCACCGGACTGGCGCGAAGCACCGCTCTTCGCGGACAGCATGATCGACAGCCCGGATGCGGACCGGTCGCAGTCTGGCGGTCTGTTCGTGCGTCGGTCCGGTTCGGAACCGGCGCAGTCCGATGGCGCATTGGCGACCGATCCGGAAGCGCCTGCCGAACCGTCCGACACCGCTTCAGACGCCGTCGCACAGCAATCCGACAACCTGTTCATCCGCCGATCCGACGCTGGAGCAGCGCAATGA
- a CDS encoding DUF736 domain-containing protein: MPQIGEFTRTQSGYEGRIRTVTLDLNLVFVPTHNADVEKAPDYRIHLDGEDGPEIGAGWTQSGEKAGTYISVALDDPVFVQPIRARLFQSDEQGRTWGLHWSRPRKRDERD, translated from the coding sequence ATGCCACAGATCGGTGAATTCACCCGCACGCAATCGGGCTACGAGGGCCGCATCCGCACCGTGACCCTCGACCTCAACCTGGTCTTCGTGCCAACCCACAACGCCGATGTCGAGAAGGCTCCGGATTACCGCATCCATCTCGACGGCGAGGACGGCCCGGAGATCGGCGCCGGCTGGACCCAGAGCGGCGAGAAGGCCGGGACCTATATCTCGGTCGCCCTCGATGATCCGGTATTCGTGCAGCCGATCCGCGCCCGGCTGTTTCAGTCCGACGAGCAGGGTCGGACCTGGGGCCTGCACTGGTCGCGCCCGAGAAAGCGCGACGAGCGGGACTGA
- a CDS encoding S26 family signal peptidase yields MSRRTRTAYLSATAAAVLVIVGISVTDIAPRLIWNASASLPIGLYRVEPPADLALGDLVAVMPPEPLAQFIVARGYVGPGVPLLKRVAALPGTRVCRAGTTITVHGQILGAARERDRLGRPLPVWQGCRLVGEGEVFLMNRDTEDSLDGRYFGPLPLSNVTARIVPLWTDAAGYGSFRRPMASAEGGSQNLSPTATERTN; encoded by the coding sequence ATGAGCCGCAGAACCCGCACCGCATATCTCAGCGCAACTGCCGCCGCCGTGCTGGTGATCGTCGGCATCTCCGTCACCGACATCGCGCCGCGGCTGATCTGGAACGCATCCGCGAGCCTTCCCATCGGTCTCTATCGCGTTGAGCCGCCGGCCGACCTTGCCCTCGGCGATCTGGTCGCGGTCATGCCGCCCGAGCCGCTGGCGCAGTTCATCGTTGCTCGCGGCTATGTCGGCCCCGGCGTGCCGCTGCTGAAGCGCGTCGCCGCGCTTCCCGGCACGCGGGTCTGCCGCGCCGGCACCACGATCACGGTTCACGGCCAGATCCTCGGTGCGGCGCGCGAGCGCGACCGCCTCGGCCGGCCGCTGCCCGTCTGGCAAGGCTGCCGGCTGGTCGGCGAGGGCGAGGTATTCCTCATGAACCGGGACACCGAGGACAGTCTCGACGGTCGCTATTTCGGCCCGCTCCCGCTCAGCAACGTCACCGCCCGCATCGTCCCGCTCTGGACCGATGCGGCGGGCTACGGCAGCTTCCGCCGGCCCATGGCCAGTGCGGAAGGCGGCTCCCAGAACCTCTCTCCAACTGCAACCGAAAGGACCAACTGA
- a CDS encoding DNA cytosine methyltransferase — MSARRTHLSLPLRVLDLFSGAAGGWSLGLHRAGFVTIAACEIVEWRRILYSENFPHVRLYADVRDLTAARLVSDLGCLPEIIVGSPPCQDISSANTKGKGIEGERSGLYLEAVRLVGECRPRWFAFENSPVLRTRGADRLLDALEALGYACWPCVVGAADIGANHVRKRSWLIGCDPEQLAHARVAIPAGRNADGGRIGSAEGDEGLGSFRSVPQPTLADADGLGRDEGRRRRRRGIDISAADDPGDAAEVRRASRWPGRSAEPVAGPQQPPCGHDGHADGECGTAGQRVAQAQGPDDLGSGPFRPQPDDRRSAAFRQAGAGNPADADEAGQPDGRLEPGLRPSEVADHGCGDGRGDDGSGAGQMGRGAGAGGDLAEPWPDWNGGIAHHIRVDDGISAWLARTHLALGSRKGTSAASLIVEAFGDAVVPQIPEAIGRAILRSEAALNAVLGGAPANDAAAGDDAFAAPGAGYAAAKGDAADNPPADDPADNPPADDPADHGGAS, encoded by the coding sequence ATGAGCGCCCGTCGCACCCACCTTTCCCTGCCGTTGCGCGTACTCGACCTGTTCAGCGGCGCCGCGGGCGGCTGGTCGCTCGGCCTGCATCGGGCGGGCTTCGTCACCATTGCCGCCTGCGAGATCGTCGAATGGCGGCGCATCCTCTATTCGGAGAACTTCCCGCATGTCAGACTCTACGCGGATGTCCGCGACCTCACGGCAGCTCGACTTGTTTCCGACCTCGGCTGCCTTCCCGAGATCATCGTCGGATCGCCGCCCTGCCAGGACATCAGCAGCGCCAACACGAAGGGTAAGGGGATCGAGGGCGAACGCTCGGGCCTCTACCTCGAGGCCGTGCGGCTGGTTGGAGAGTGCCGCCCTCGCTGGTTCGCTTTTGAGAACAGCCCTGTGCTCAGAACTCGTGGCGCCGACCGGCTGCTCGATGCACTGGAAGCGCTCGGCTACGCCTGCTGGCCATGCGTGGTGGGTGCTGCGGATATCGGCGCCAACCATGTCCGCAAGCGGTCCTGGCTCATCGGCTGCGATCCCGAACAGCTTGCCCACGCCCGTGTCGCAATCCCAGCAGGGCGGAATGCGGATGGAGGGCGGATCGGGAGCGCGGAAGGCGATGAAGGACTCGGGTCTTTCCGATCTGTTCCGCAACCGACCCTTGCCGACGCCGATGGCCTCGGACGGGATGAAGGACGGCGCCGGCGGCGGCGCGGGATCGACATATCCGCTGCGGATGATCCTGGCGACGCCGCGGAAGTCCGACGCGCATCGCGGTGGCCGGGGCGATCTGCTGAGCCAGTTGCAGGGCCACAACAGCCACCATGCGGGCATGATGGGCACGCCGACGGCGAATGCGGCACCGCGGGGCAGCGTGTTGCGCAAGCACAAGGGCCGGATGACCTCGGATCAGGACCGTTTCGACCGCAGCCCGACGATCGGCGAAGCGCTGCATTTCGACAGGCGGGTGCCGGAAATCCTGCCGACGCCGACGAAGCGGGACAGCCGGATGGACGGCTGGAGCCCGGCCTACGACCGTCGGAAGTCGCCGACCATGGATGCGGTGATGGACGGGGCGATGACGGATCGGGCGCCGGACAAATGGGCCGGGGCGCGGGCGCTGGCGGCGATCTTGCGGAGCCATGGCCTGACTGGAACGGCGGCATTGCCCATCACATACGGGTGGATGATGGGATTTCCGCCTGGCTGGCTCGCACGCACCTTGCGCTCGGCAGCCGCAAAGGGACGTCTGCGGCGAGCCTGATCGTCGAGGCCTTCGGCGATGCGGTGGTGCCGCAGATCCCCGAGGCCATCGGCCGCGCCATCCTGCGCAGCGAGGCCGCGCTGAACGCGGTCCTCGGCGGCGCGCCGGCGAACGATGCTGCCGCGGGCGACGATGCATTTGCAGCCCCGGGTGCAGGTTATGCCGCTGCCAAGGGGGATGCTGCCGATAACCCGCCCGCCGACGATCCTGCGGATAACCCGCCCGCCGACGATCCTGCGGATCACGGGGGTGCATCATGA
- a CDS encoding DUF2840 domain-containing protein, protein MTDRIVPFGENGLETAENPTLTLVDLIWQEKRVEHWLRFGRPSSEHRIDSQRRTLGFAPGSIFALVRWAGNEYGTVVSRLDILRAVGPREPFQTLPCVRPGAEILLRISGWPKVERVLQAVDAVEALGIDPSTVSPEHWRHVHNRIAAGEPFRTYTRAQHAAWLKRRKVGV, encoded by the coding sequence ATGACGGACAGGATCGTTCCATTCGGTGAAAATGGCCTTGAGACCGCAGAGAACCCCACCCTCACCCTTGTTGACCTGATCTGGCAAGAGAAGCGGGTCGAGCACTGGCTGCGCTTCGGACGACCCAGCTCCGAACACCGGATCGACAGCCAGCGCCGGACCCTCGGCTTCGCGCCCGGCAGCATCTTCGCGCTGGTGCGCTGGGCGGGCAACGAGTACGGCACCGTGGTCTCGCGTCTCGACATCCTGCGGGCCGTCGGGCCGCGCGAGCCGTTCCAGACGCTGCCCTGCGTCCGTCCGGGCGCCGAGATCCTGCTGCGGATCAGCGGCTGGCCGAAGGTCGAGCGGGTGCTGCAGGCGGTGGATGCCGTCGAGGCGCTGGGCATCGATCCCAGCACCGTCTCGCCCGAGCACTGGCGGCATGTCCACAACCGCATTGCGGCGGGAGAGCCGTTCCGCACCTACACCAGGGCCCAGCATGCCGCATGGCTGAAGCGCCGGAAGGTGGGCGTATGA
- a CDS encoding replication initiator protein A — protein MRTSRRTRLSGERRRLSPFVVTGTGGEVRPRDQRDLMERPFFSLAKTKRLTPIHYESGGVQVHVQGFPEHGMATIWDADVLIWAASQIVDAENAGLQTSRFLRFTPYQLLTAIGRQTGARDYRLLKGTLARLQSTVIRTTIRHGEHWRRHQFSWIGEWEEMTTAGGRVEGMEFVLPEWFYRGVLDRSLVLTIDPAYFRLKGGIERWLYRVARKHAGRQPQGWCFDILHLHAKSGSLAKPADFACDIRRIAARQSLPGYRLRIERVDHVEMLRILPASYPQSPVDNSVSGIGTSGVETVGGIGTSGVPISGLRACQGQSSLWSDERNPARNLSNLKDSNMVGARRAVDNPRSGADTAPHSRTRRGSEGDGE, from the coding sequence ATGAGAACGTCCCGCCGCACCCGTCTTTCCGGCGAGCGCCGCCGCCTCAGCCCCTTCGTGGTGACGGGCACGGGCGGCGAGGTCCGCCCGCGCGATCAGCGCGATCTGATGGAACGTCCGTTCTTCTCGCTCGCAAAGACCAAGCGCCTGACGCCCATTCACTATGAATCCGGCGGTGTCCAGGTCCATGTCCAGGGCTTTCCCGAGCACGGCATGGCGACCATCTGGGATGCCGACGTGCTGATCTGGGCCGCCAGCCAGATCGTCGATGCCGAGAACGCCGGGCTGCAAACCTCGCGCTTCCTGCGTTTCACCCCCTACCAGCTCCTGACCGCCATCGGCCGCCAGACCGGCGCCCGCGACTATCGCCTGCTGAAAGGCACGTTGGCGCGGCTGCAGTCGACGGTGATCCGGACCACGATCCGGCATGGCGAGCACTGGCGCCGACACCAATTCTCCTGGATCGGCGAGTGGGAAGAGATGACGACAGCCGGGGGCCGGGTCGAGGGCATGGAATTCGTGCTGCCCGAGTGGTTCTATCGCGGCGTGCTCGACCGCTCGCTGGTGCTGACCATCGACCCGGCCTATTTCCGGCTCAAGGGCGGCATCGAGCGCTGGCTCTACCGCGTGGCCCGCAAGCATGCCGGCCGTCAGCCGCAGGGCTGGTGCTTCGATATCCTGCATCTGCATGCGAAGTCGGGCAGTCTGGCCAAGCCCGCCGATTTTGCCTGCGACATTCGCCGCATCGCTGCCCGCCAGTCTCTGCCCGGATACCGGCTGCGGATCGAGCGCGTCGATCACGTCGAGATGCTGCGGATCCTTCCTGCGAGTTATCCACAGTCGCCTGTGGATAACTCGGTGAGCGGTATCGGGACTTCGGGCGTCGAAACTGTGGGCGGTATCGGGACTTCAGGCGTGCCGATATCGGGACTTCGGGCGTGCCAGGGGCAGTCAAGCCTTTGGTCCGACGAACGGAATCCGGCCCGTAACTTATCTAACTTAAAAGACTCTAACATGGTAGGGGCGCGCCGGGCGGTGGATAACCCCCGCTCGGGCGCCGATACGGCCCCTCATTCTCGGACCCGGCGCGGGTCGGAAGGGGACGGAGAATGA
- a CDS encoding helix-turn-helix domain-containing protein, with protein MKPDLTDLPPRFLRTPEAAYFLGLSGRTLEKHRSFGTGPVFHKLGGRVVYAVDDLQAWAERGAVTSTSDPRGTVLPAKRHAVAPPAHAGRYRR; from the coding sequence ATGAAGCCCGATCTTACCGACCTGCCGCCGCGCTTCCTGCGCACACCGGAAGCCGCGTATTTCCTCGGCCTCTCCGGCCGGACGTTGGAAAAACACCGCAGCTTCGGCACCGGCCCGGTCTTCCACAAGCTCGGCGGCCGCGTGGTCTATGCCGTCGACGACCTGCAGGCCTGGGCCGAGCGCGGCGCCGTCACCTCGACCTCCGATCCGCGCGGCACGGTGCTGCCCGCCAAGCGCCATGCCGTGGCGCCGCCGGCCCATGCCGGCCGCTACCGGCGCTGA
- a CDS encoding AbrB/MazE/SpoVT family DNA-binding domain-containing protein — protein MPTATITSKGQITIPQKVRLDMGLTPGDRVDFVRMDDGHYAVVPASHSIRALKGIVPRPDKPVSLEDMQAAILGEATGA, from the coding sequence ATGCCGACGGCGACCATCACCTCGAAGGGCCAGATCACCATCCCGCAGAAGGTCCGCCTCGACATGGGCCTGACGCCCGGCGACCGGGTGGATTTCGTGCGCATGGACGACGGCCATTACGCGGTCGTGCCCGCCTCGCATTCGATCCGCGCGCTGAAGGGCATCGTGCCGCGGCCCGACAAGCCGGTGAGCCTCGAGGACATGCAGGCGGCGATCCTGGGCGAAGCGACCGGCGCATGA
- a CDS encoding PIN domain-containing protein: MIGIDTNVLVRYLAQDDAAQAAIATEIVEGFTPEEPGFVSQVVLVETVWVLTRAYRMTREAIADAVEVLLRSRELIVEHTEAGYLALATYRATKADFADALIAHGGRLAGCSETVTFDRGAASHAGMRLLGE, translated from the coding sequence ATGATCGGCATCGATACCAATGTGCTGGTGCGCTATCTGGCGCAGGACGACGCCGCACAGGCGGCCATCGCCACGGAGATCGTCGAGGGCTTTACGCCGGAAGAGCCCGGCTTCGTTTCGCAGGTGGTGCTGGTGGAAACCGTCTGGGTGCTGACGCGTGCCTATCGGATGACGCGCGAGGCCATCGCCGATGCCGTGGAGGTGCTGCTGCGGTCGCGCGAGTTGATCGTGGAGCACACGGAGGCCGGTTATCTGGCGCTGGCCACCTATCGCGCCACCAAGGCGGATTTCGCGGATGCGCTGATCGCGCATGGCGGGCGGCTGGCGGGCTGCAGCGAAACCGTGACCTTCGACCGCGGCGCCGCCAGCCATGCCGGCATGCGGTTGCTCGGGGAGTGA
- a CDS encoding DMT family transporter gives MTNTPDLLRLIATVFIAVTCVVIGDTAGKLLTGGGVDPFIVAWSRFFLAALMLLPFSGLTRRELPALLDWRVLLRAGLIASGICCILTALKTEPIANVFGAFFVGPIVSYVLAILFLGERPSSQRSLLLGLGFAGVMLVVKPGFGSSAGMAFALAAGTFYGAYLVMTRTLAGRFRPRFLLISQLLIGAVVLTPFGLQADFPVPDVPLLVLLLISAVGSAVGNFLLVMASRKAEASLIAPLVYSQLISATALGIVVFGDWPDLVSLAGLVLIAISGLGSLLVHQRAGRGRLSTPPCPRTP, from the coding sequence ATGACCAATACGCCGGATTTGCTACGACTGATCGCGACAGTCTTCATCGCGGTGACCTGCGTGGTCATCGGCGATACGGCGGGCAAGCTGCTGACCGGCGGCGGCGTGGATCCCTTCATCGTGGCATGGTCGCGATTTTTCCTGGCCGCGCTGATGCTGCTTCCCTTCAGCGGCTTGACCCGGCGGGAACTGCCCGCCTTGCTGGACTGGCGCGTCCTGCTGAGGGCCGGGCTTATCGCCAGCGGCATATGCTGCATCCTGACGGCCCTGAAGACGGAACCGATCGCCAATGTCTTCGGAGCCTTCTTCGTCGGTCCCATCGTGTCCTATGTCCTGGCGATACTGTTTCTGGGCGAGAGGCCATCGTCACAAAGAAGCCTCTTGCTGGGACTTGGCTTCGCCGGCGTGATGCTTGTGGTGAAACCCGGTTTCGGCAGCTCCGCCGGCATGGCTTTCGCCCTGGCGGCGGGAACATTCTACGGCGCCTATCTGGTCATGACCCGCACCCTGGCGGGAAGATTCCGGCCGCGATTCCTGCTGATCTCGCAATTGCTGATCGGGGCCGTCGTCCTGACGCCCTTCGGGTTGCAAGCAGATTTTCCCGTGCCGGACGTGCCCTTGCTGGTGCTGCTTCTGATCAGCGCCGTCGGTTCGGCCGTGGGCAACTTCCTGCTGGTCATGGCCAGCAGGAAGGCCGAGGCCAGCCTGATCGCACCCCTGGTCTACAGCCAGTTGATTTCGGCCACGGCACTGGGGATCGTCGTCTTCGGCGATTGGCCCGATCTCGTTTCGCTGGCGGGTCTGGTGCTCATCGCGATCTCGGGGCTGGGGTCACTGCTGGTTCATCAGCGTGCTGGCAGGGGGCGCCTATCGACCCCGCCTTGCCCGCGCACGCCATGA
- a CDS encoding DUF2285 domain-containing protein has product MDTPVYWLPSCETGSLVLDALPSVLPAEGNLVDLLRAADARVNSDGTWFRCVIGDGRSLHLLRLAGVEEHGPLAIVIPLDADGLDRIEAATRLLCFLMRRSVPPDPRLTERQRRRARQMLQAIDGRMSGASYREIAGAIYGADRVRTEAWKTSALRDAVMGFVRDARAMIGGGYRRLLRRRRRK; this is encoded by the coding sequence GTGGATACGCCGGTCTACTGGCTGCCGTCCTGCGAGACCGGCAGCCTCGTGCTGGATGCGCTACCCTCCGTTCTGCCTGCTGAGGGCAACCTGGTCGACCTTTTGAGAGCGGCTGATGCCCGGGTGAATTCCGATGGCACCTGGTTCCGCTGCGTCATCGGTGATGGCCGAAGCCTGCACCTGCTGCGGCTGGCGGGCGTCGAGGAACACGGGCCGCTGGCAATCGTCATCCCGCTTGATGCCGATGGGCTTGACCGGATCGAGGCCGCCACGCGCCTCCTCTGCTTTCTCATGCGGCGGAGCGTGCCGCCGGACCCCCGCTTGACCGAACGCCAGCGCCGGCGCGCGCGCCAGATGCTGCAAGCCATCGACGGGCGCATGAGCGGGGCGAGCTATCGCGAGATCGCCGGCGCGATTTACGGCGCCGACCGGGTCCGCACAGAGGCCTGGAAGACGTCCGCGCTGCGTGACGCAGTCATGGGCTTTGTCAGGGACGCCCGCGCCATGATCGGGGGCGGCTACCGCCGCCTGCTGCGACGGCGACGGCGGAAGTAG
- a CDS encoding DUF6499 domain-containing protein, with amino-acid sequence MDMKPDLSKWRSSPSYDFVDEVAAPDLAWEWLRRNEDYQQDYRAVARRETMDAPGILRFRIRWGLTFPGSARTVLRGYAGLLAAVLRDRQPRAGCATLRSAC; translated from the coding sequence ATGGACATGAAACCCGACCTGTCGAAGTGGCGATCCTCGCCGAGCTACGATTTCGTCGACGAAGTTGCAGCGCCCGATCTCGCCTGGGAATGGCTGCGGCGCAACGAGGACTATCAGCAGGACTATCGCGCCGTCGCGCGACGAGAGACGATGGATGCGCCGGGCATCCTTCGGTTCCGGATCCGCTGGGGGCTTACGTTTCCCGGTTCGGCCCGGACTGTCCTGCGTGGATACGCCGGTCTACTGGCTGCCGTCCTGCGAGACCGGCAGCCTCGTGCTGGATGCGCTACCCTCCGTTCTGCCTGCTGA
- a CDS encoding helix-turn-helix transcriptional regulator, which produces MKIREIFAHNLRAARQARGLSQEELAHRADIDRTYISSLERRVYGASIDVVDRLASVLEMEASDLLKRPAEGKRLPSAEPPKPDK; this is translated from the coding sequence ATGAAGATTCGGGAGATATTCGCGCACAATCTGCGGGCGGCGCGGCAAGCCAGAGGCTTGTCGCAGGAAGAGCTCGCGCATCGGGCGGATATCGATCGAACCTATATCAGCTCACTGGAGCGCCGCGTTTACGGCGCCAGCATCGATGTCGTGGATCGCCTGGCCTCGGTCCTGGAAATGGAAGCATCCGACCTGCTTAAGCGGCCTGCGGAAGGCAAACGGCTGCCATCTGCGGAGCCGCCAAAGCCAGACAAGTAG
- a CDS encoding single-stranded DNA-binding protein: protein MQNIVILAGTIRQAPETRTTRTGTDVTRFKLVTSRPRYSEGRVVRDEKGYRVEDAEWHRIVAFNGLGRTIRQYCESGTKVLVRGRIHYTKWQDADGNDRYGCEIVAETVDFLSRAPQAGTDDEDEGRFIDEDDIPS from the coding sequence ATGCAGAACATCGTCATCCTCGCCGGCACCATCCGCCAGGCCCCCGAAACCCGCACCACCCGCACCGGCACCGACGTCACCCGCTTCAAGCTGGTCACCTCGCGCCCGCGCTATTCGGAAGGCCGGGTCGTCCGCGACGAGAAGGGCTATCGGGTCGAGGACGCGGAATGGCACCGCATCGTCGCCTTCAACGGCCTGGGCCGGACCATCCGGCAATATTGCGAATCCGGCACGAAGGTGCTGGTGCGCGGCCGCATCCACTACACGAAATGGCAGGATGCGGACGGCAACGACCGCTACGGCTGCGAGATCGTCGCCGAGACGGTGGATTTCCTGAGCCGGGCGCCGCAGGCCGGGACCGACGACGAGGACGAAGGCCGGTTCATCGACGAAGACGACATTCCCTCCTGA